From the Ciconia boyciana chromosome 6, ASM3463844v1, whole genome shotgun sequence genome, the window GGGATTTAAGTAAGTGCAGAATCTCcctctactaaaaaaaaaaaaaattactattgaGACCTCATATTTTAGCAAAGATGAATTCTGCAATTTTCCTAATTTATCCAATGGAGAAGACTGAACAGAATCTGTAGATTCTATTACTGTAACTCTTCAGAGAGATCCAGTAACCGAACTTTGAGCTAGCCTGATTTTTAGAGTCACCAGTAAAGAGCCTTACTGTAACTGAATTCTGTGTTCTGAACTGATCTCTAGTAAACAGTAATAAATTAACCACCTTTCACCCCACATAAAGTCAACTgtgaaaataacttaaaaaaaaaaaaaaacaacagaaaaaagcacGACTTGCTTTTCCTCATCTTGGTATATTCTTGTTCTGTCTGTGAAGCAAACATAGCAGACAGCACAGACAAAATAGAGGCCAATACAGTCTTCTGCTCCTGCACAATGATCGGTGGATCGTCTGGCTGGCAGAGTTCATGGCAAACGAGGTCATAAAGCAAACTCCAAGTCTCTTTTCCTCCATCAGGAGCCTGCacttgagaaagaaagaaagagaaccCACCAACCCATCAAATTTAATCTAGgtacacaaattatttttctccccattaAATATCTGATGATCTAGAAGTTACTGCCATTCTTGGTCCTATCACATGTAGCAATTCAAGTGTCTTACCAATAGCCTGAATACCCTCATCCACCGTGGTCAGGAGCTgcaaaatatgcatataaacaTCAAGTCCTTCTGGATTATCTGATCtacacagaacaaacaaaaaacgaAGACAAATTAAGGATCTGATTACTGAGTTTatattctgtgtgttttggaCACACAGAAGACTATCACTGCCATTCTCTTTGGTAACTAACTAGTTGACTCATTTCAAATGGTAAGTACAGGGAAATGTATTCTAGTGATCTGTCACACTAtgcagctcccactgaaatcaggatTTTCAGACACAGGCCTTAACAAGGTTATAAGGAGTCTCCCCAGCCATGAAACTCAAAAGAAATCTCACATACCGGACTTGTTTGGCTGCTTCAAGTATACAAGGCACAATCTTAAAATCTGGAAGTTCTTCGGGGGAATCATCTACAGATGGTCCCACAGACCGACAAGTGCCATTTTTAATCCAATTTAACATTAGCTCTTCATCTAGATCAAAGAGTTTGTCCACCACTTCACCCACTTTTACCAGCAATTCAACTGCACAAGAGAGAATGTGTAAGTTTCaacaagactaaaaaaaaagatcaaaaattAGCTCACAAAATGCTAATATATAAAAGTATTCAGAGTAAATTCAGTGCAGAAATATATTAGTTTCATTCACAACCTACTAATGGTTGatatgtttatttcctttttgtagcACAGATCGGGTGAAGAGTTTGATAAATAGGGACTGTTGGAAAGCCCACAGACACCTTCTACCTTATCGTGGAATTTATAAAGCAGGAACTTTATTCTGCAAAGAGACTTCAGGTTCCTGAAAAGTCGTAACTTCTGCTTCCGACTTAAAACTTTCCAAGATTTGTCCCTAAATATGCAGTTTTCTGCTAACCTTACACCTGCCAATCAGCATTTTACTTAAGTAGATCTGTGATTTCAATTGGATGGAGCAGGATTTCTGAGcattgccattaaaaaaacaaaaaaaaccaaaccaccaccaaaTTGAAAAAGCTAAATTATTAAGATTCCTAGACAAATGATAACTGCTGTTACAATTGAGTtggacatgaaaaataaatgctattcaaaatatttccatgatTAGGTGCTTAGTGTAGTTTTTGCTAAATTAGTGCTGAGAGAGATTTGTGTACCACTGACTGAATACCCAAAGCCTGTGCAGTATTCTGCTGCCATTCAGAATAACTGAATCATTCCTCCAGTTCACATTCCTCAAGTATGgtagttttaaaaatggaaaatacatatctgatttgaaaaatatttcaaatgaggTCTTGTTTCAAGGATCAAAAATGACATATGTATATCCCTGAACGAGGACTATGTCCTTTCCTTTACTGTGGCAAATAACAATTTCTTCTATTAGACCTATTTTTATTCCCTGCCCCAAGCCTTCTTCTTCCTCTATGGGTGCTTTTCTGGTTggttttacatatatttataaagctGCAAAGGCAGGACAAGTTTATTTTGGTGTCCTTTAAATTAATGacatttacttaattttaaataaattctgtacTCCCagttgaaaatatttgtcttgaAACTGCATActtcagttcttatttttttctgcaaacacCCACTAATTCCCAGCTTGTTTTGGCAACTTACCATTTGTAGAGCTAGACATGATAAAGCAAACACAGTCATACACGGAAGGGTTTTCACGGATTCTCTCAACCCAGACATTGGCCACCTCAGGCTGGGAGAGGCAAGTTAACAACAACCTAGACAAGAATTGCCCATTTAACAAACCAGAAGCCAATTCATTGATTTTAGCTGTACAAGTGTAAATCCAAAACAATCAGAACAATGTGACAGAAACAGGAATCTAGCTCACAGCAAATCAATTCCAGAACAATGCGGAAATGACAAAAAGATAGGATGAGAGGATAATAAAATAGTGAGCTCACTTGTCAATTTTCTTCCCAGGCCTCAGAACATAGCAGAACTATTGATGCATTAATTTCTGAGATGTCCTACCTGCTTGTTTCCAGAAGAGTTGGAGAGTCTGAATCACACAAACGTTGCAATAACACTTGGCTTTAAGGAGAAAATGCAAGATTAGATTAATAAATCATAGAATCttagaatggtttgggttggaagggacctttaaaggtcatctagtccaaccccccctgcaatgagcagggacatcttcagctacagcaggttgcccagagcccagtccaacctgaccttaaatgtttccaggggtggggcatctaccacctctctggacaacgtggtccagtgtttcaccaccctcaccgtaaaacatttcttccttatatctagtcttAATCTACcgtctttcagtttaaaaccattaccccttgtcctatctcAACAGACCCtcctaaaaagtctgtcctcatctttcttataagccccctttaagtattgaaaagcCACAttaaggtctccctggagccttctcttctccaggctcaacaaccccaactctctcagcctttccacataggagaggtgttccagccctctgatcatttttttggccctcctctggacccgctccaaaaggtccatgtctttcctgtgctgagggctccagagctggaggcaggactccaggtgggCCCTCACCAGAGCGgggtagaggggcagaatcacctcccttgacctgctggccatgcttcttctCATGCAGCCCAGcatatggttggctttctgggctacaagcgcacattgctggctcatgtctagcttttcatccacccgtatccccaagtccttctcctcatggctgctctcaatcccCCTTCAAACCCCAGCCTGTCTTGATAccgggggttgccctgacccatgtgcaggaccttgcacttggctttgttgaagGTCACATGGGctcacttcttgagcttgtccagttccctctgaatggcatcccgcccctcaggcgtgtcaactgcaccactcagcttagagtcatctgcaaacttgctgagggtgcactcaatcccaccgtctgtgtcattgatgaagatattaaacagtaatAGTCCCCACACGGgcccctgagggacaccactcgtcactgatctccatctggacattgaggcattgaccactaccctctggatgccaCTGTCCAACCAAtccctcatccaccaaacagttCACCCATcaatccatctctctccaatttagacTCCAATAAAAActgtctttgtttaaaaaataaattataaaaggGTTAATTTCACAGCTGCAGCCATGTACTGAGATTAAAATCAGCTCTTCCTGACTGTGCATGCATTACCAGTGTTTCAAGATTGCCAAGCTTAGAAATTAAAGATTCAAGAACTTGActggtgattaaaaaaaaacaaaaccaccaaaacaaaatagtGGTCTGTatcctcttttttcttcactgaacaCTTCCCACACAACTATGGTCAGCCAAAAAGGTATGAATGAAGATGAGGCATGGCAGGCAAACTCAGTTCCTTCTTATAACATCTATTTTATGATTGTTGAGTTCAGAGAAGCAGTACTCACGCATGCATAAAGCACCTATACACTTACCCGAGATTCTCATCTTTACTAATGGACATGCATATGTCTTGGAAACAGGCCATATTTCCTAATATTCCCAcacagatttcctgaaaagtcAAAACACAGTGTAATGAAGCAACTGCAACATAGTTCACAATTTTATTTCCACAGCAATAGACAAAAGTAAGAAAGGTTCAAAGATGTTTTCCAGTTTGATTTCCAAGTTCTTACGACCCACCAATTTCACGACagagatacagatttttttctagtctAATAGCATCCTGTAGCCTAAAATATACTCATGACAGGTACTACTCAGATATTTCAGTGGTGAGGTGTTccataaaagcaaatacatctTGAAATCAACTTTGCTTGCATATTCTATGTATACTGTTTTGAAGCTAATCTGGCATCCCTATTATTAAAGCAATAAAGAGTACTAAGAACAAAAATAGCACCATGTAAGTGCAACCCTCACAGATATTCACTTCCTCCCAAAAGAAAGGGGTCTTAATACAAGCTTCCAGCAAAGCCCATTTTCtgattgcaaataaaaaaacaaaacaaaaacaaacccccaaaacaaaaacaaaaacaaaagcagtgcATCCCATTAGGATATTCATGCCTAGACAATGATTAAAAGGACGCACGCTCCTATAAACGGAACTGTGAGAGCTCCGAAACACCTGGGGGTGACTGGTGCTAACACAGAATGTCCTGGGAATCACTCACTTTCAGCAACTTTAAGTTGGAAATCAACCCTCACCActcaaggttttcttttttattaacattCTATTACCTCTGCTAAATTACAGCAGACACTCTAGCAGCCACTATTTCAAGAAAGTAGCCACAACAGCCAATTTGCACTGACTTCCAAATTTTGGTTGTACTTTCAAAAGACAAAGTAGTGAAATGTCAAAGCCTTATGTGTCTCTACTCATCTCCTGAAATAAAGCTTCTGGTAACTTCAGAGAAAGGGGAGTTATATCAACACTGAATACCTTTCAAAACACTATCTTGAATCCTAAATCCCAGTGCACTATGTAATACAAGCTGCAAAATAATGACATCAAAACAaagggggaataaaaaaaaaaaaagcattaagtaCCAGTGTCTAACAGTTCCTAACCGCTAACATTACTTTTATAGGTCTGACTACACAAATTCATGACCATTTCTGTTCAACAATCATGAAACAagtaatgaggaaaaagaagccagttgtattgggtttgcatggcaaggttttggtagcaggggggctgcagaggtagcttctgtgagaagatgccagaagtttcccccatgtccaatagagccagcACCAACCAGCCCCAAGACAGACCTACCACTGGCCAAAACCGAGCCAATCAGCGACAGCGGTAGCgtctctgtgataacatatttaagaaggggaaaaaactgctgcacaacagcagctggaagagaggagtgagaatatgtgagagaaacaactctgcagacactgaggtcagtgaagaaggagggggaggaagtgctccaggtgctgaagcagagattcccctgcagcccagggtgaaagaccatggtgaggcaggccATCCCCCTGCAGCCgatggtgaagaccatggtgaggcaggccgtccccctgcagcccatggtgaggcaggccgtccccctgcagcccatggtgaagaccatggtgaggcaggccgtccccctgcagcccatggaggtccacaaTGGAGCAGATATCAACCTGCAGCCCATAGAGGgccccacgccggagcaggtggatgcccgaaggaggctggaagcccatgctggagcaggctcctggcaggacctgtggccccatggagaggaggccatgctggagcaggttttctggcaggacctgtgaccccacaggggacccacactggagcagcccattcctgaaggactgcaccctgtagaagggacccacactggagcaggtcgtgaagaactgcagcctgtgggaacaacccacactggagaagttcgtggagaactgtctcctgtgggagggaccccaccctggagcagaggaagagtgtgaggagtcctccgtctgaggaggaaggagtgacagagacaacatgtgttgaactgaccgcaacctccattccccatcctcctgcgCTGCTCAGGcagaggaggtagagaatttgggagtgaagATGAGCCcagaaagaagggagggatggggggaaggtgttttaagatttggatttatttctcattatcctactctgatttgattggtaataaattgaattaatttccccaagtcaagtctgttttgtccGTGACTGCAATTactgagtgatctccctgtccttatctcaacccacgagcctttcattatattttctctcccctgtccagttgaggagggggagtgatagagaggcttggtgggcacctggcgtccagccaaggtcaacccaccacagccagtctttactgtttttcataaCAAGCCTTATAACTAGGTTTGGTAAACTGAGTCCTTCATCAATAATGACATATATCAGCTTCAGCATCACTGAAATACTTACTGATTAGACCACattaaaaacactgcaaaaaagcattttaaaatttgattttgtgCTTTCTCCTCATTCCCCCAACCTATTCAAACATGCAacgggaggaggagggagacaCGTGCAAACACATGTACAGAGCTATCTACTATTGCTATTAATATGGGACAACTTTTTGACAGTCCATACTTACAGTAAGGCGAGGGCATTTTGACTTGGCAAAAACTCCCATGAATATATCAGGGGCGTTGAACTCCTGAAGAAATAAAGCGACATCCTGTGGAGAAAGTGAATGGATAAGTAAATGGACTTCTACAATTTCCAAACGCAAAATCAGACCTTTTTTCAGAGCACAAGGACCGGATCAAAGAGATGTCAAACTTACTACAAGAGATCAGTTATTTCCCAACAGTTAATAACAATAATCCTTGCTTTTCAATAAGAGAAGATCAGCAAGCCCCTAAGGTGATTCAGGATGCCAGTGATTTGCTATACAATGAGCCAAAAAGTCACATTTAGTTTATTTTGCTCTCTATCTCAACAGAGGGTCAGAGATGCTAAGTCAGAATTCAGCAAATACCATGTTTTCAGACAGTGATGTCACCCAcacatagaaaaagaaacaagggaaGGGATTACCATTAGCACTTGATCAGAGCATACAAAAGAGGaaatctcctcctccttttacAACATTAAACCACAAGATTAGTCCTCTATTTGGGAGTAAAGGACACATCTtccatgtttatttaaaatatctaacaAAGAGCCAgggaataaaatattaataatttaaatatatatatatctcttaCTTGAGAATTTGTTCCAGCATTTGAGAATGTtgagaaaaataccaaaaagttATGTTAGATTGCCATTGTGAGTCTGTAGCtaaaatttaaaaggatttttatctATCAGAGAAAACTATGCTTACTAGCAGGATGCAATTGCTAGAGGAAAACGTGCCTATTTAGAGATGGCATCAATATTATCTCCATAATCAAACTGCTGAAGATACAGGCTATACACCTGAATTAATTTCAGCTACAGCTAAGGTACTGTCCTCTAACTCCAAGCTTCGGTTCAACTCCTGCACATAATACAGCAAACCAACAGGTGTGAATACAGCCCCATTTATGCCAGCTGACCGTAAGCAATAGCACCGCAGGATCCATTAGACACTTGGGGGAAGGTCTGGCAGACCACCTTGTTTCTTTTACATTCACACAGAGCTCTACTTTATATCCtcaagcagcagcaaggcatCCAGTGGCTAGGATGCAACAGAAGGCCTGCTTTTGCAAACTAGCGCTGGGCCTAAGAGCGCCCATGAAGTAAAAGTGCTCATCTTGCAAAGCAGCCTTCATGATGAGCCTGTTTGATGCCAGTTCACCACACCTGCCCTGCCTAATGACTCACTGTCAGCCAAACCAGAGAATAAGTAATACCATCGCAAACAGAAAGCTGACCGAGCCCGTTTAACTCTGTGCCTTCTCCCACTTCCAGAAGGATTTTGACTGAAGACGCTCAGCAACAGAAACGGAGCAGAAGCTGCCCGTAGCTGCAAGCCTCCCTCGAGGTCTGACTCCCGCACATTGCTCCTACCTCGTCCATCGACATGTCCCACACTTTGCAAATGTCGTTCTCCATCTCTTCGTCCAGTTCTGTCTGGATTCCCTCGGTGGTCACGGTGGGCTCCGTCTTCTCGGGGCTAATGACctgagagaaaagaggggaggggaggcggcACACGGAGGTACGGCAGTACGTGAGCTACGGCCGAGAAACGCTATGAAACACTAACAACGACCTCTCGCATCactcagcttaaaaaaacccacactcaACTAGGAAACCGGTGTGTCGTGTGTGTCCCCCGACCCCGGTAACGGTCGCACCGCACCCGCCAGGCGCTGACTGTTACCGGGCCCGCCGGCCTCTCCCCTCACTgcgcccccgctccccccggtCCGCACCTCGATGAGGCGGGTGAGGATGCTGAACAGCCAGTGCTTGCTGTACACCGTGTTCCCCACCGCGtcaccctcctcctccgcctcgCTGGAGGGCGGCGACGGGTTACGGTCCATGGCTGCCGGCACCGCCGCCACTACCGCGCCGGCGTCAACGAGGCAGCGGCAGCCAGAGCGGCGCCCGGGCGGCGCCCCATAGCGCCCCCTGTCGGGGCGGGGCGCCGGAGGCCACAGCCCCACGGCCACCGTAGGCCGTCGCCAGCGTCCGCGCGGGCCCGTGGCGGGGgtccccggccgccgccgccccctccgcGGAAAGCAGCCCCCGGACTCCCCGGGCAGCCGAGGGGCCAGGAGACCCCCGCCCCTTGGCAGCGCCGGTGGCCCCCGTGATGCCCTGACATCGCCCCGCGGGGACGCGCACAGGGAGCGCCCGCCCTCGAGAGCGTCCCGCTGCCCTCGAAGCCGGCGCTGTGACCTCAGATCCCCACCCCCGAAGGAAAGCCAGCGGCGAGGGGGAGCAGTTCTCAGGAGAATGTCTTTATTCGGCTGCACAGAAGAGGTGTAACAGGGGAGCAGAGATGGCCGCCTGGGGGGCAGCATTAGTATTTGCTGGGAAGGCCTGCAGGCCTGTAGCGGTTGGGATCCCCGAGGTTTCTGCCCCACTCGTTCGCCTCTTGGTCAGCTCGGGTGTCTTCTGCACCTCTGCCACTCACGTCGCTTTGCCATTTTTCCCGCAAGTCactagcaggaagaaaaaaggccaCCTGAACCAAGCAGCATTTAACTCCACTTTGTGTTGATTTCCTCACTCATGTAAAACTAGCTTTTCCACTGGACTTCTCAAAGTGAGATGGAAGCACGTATTCAGCGCTTGCCTGAGAACCACAGTGGAATCCATAACTGttatgtcaggaaaaaaaccagcaaggaaAGAGAGTTCCTTATCACCACGAATGCAGAGGTAAGGAATCTGCCTCCTTGGGAGAACAAGAAGAAAGGCTCACGCTCATGTGGGAGGAGAGACACCATTCCTATATAGACAGGCTGTTCAGACATTAactgcttcccctcccctccactgTCCTAGGTCAAAAGCTGAGTACAAGTCAAAAAGGACTTCACTCTAACTGGAATGCCTGGATCCCTAGTAACTCACTGTTGACAAGCCAAATATGCTGCATTACCTGATCACTTTGGCTGCCCAAGCACCACCAGGTCCTCTTTGGGCAGCATCGTAATTCCCACGAGCATGGAAATATTTGTCGGAATCTTTATAATTTGCTTCACGCATGTCCTGGTATGCTCTGAACATATCACGTGCCcctgaagaaagcagagaaacagagatgaTGTTGACTTTAAAGGGTCATCCCAGAAACAGTTAAGTACCATTTCAGCCAGGAGCTGAAAGGCCCAAGGAGCAGTAGCACAGAGAGGCACTTCTCCACATCAGCCTTTGCATGGGGGTGTGCCCACAGAAAGGGCCTGCGGGGGCTGATCAAGGCcttcttccagcagcagaaacCAGCAGGGTCCCTCATGTGGAGCTGTGGACCTCCCAGCTCCAAGGACTGTGTCTGTTGACTGCCAGTGACCTGTGCTCAGGGAGGGGGTTCCTGAGAGAAAGGCCCGTGGTAACAGCAGCTTACCTCCCAATGCATCCCAAACAAATTTTGCACCTTCGCGTATTGGTGACATGTCAGCGCTTGCACATAGAATAAAGGAGAGCAACACAAGGCAGACACAGAGCCTCATGGTTCCCAGCCCAAGCCTGACACGGAGCTGTGAGACAACCAGAGAGATTAGCAGTTCTGGAGCACCTTTGAGAGACTGCTGACATAGCATCCTCACACCCATAGCTGTGCCTGGGCAGCTGCCCTGGTG encodes:
- the SAAL1 gene encoding protein SAAL1 — encoded protein: MDRNPSPPSSEAEEEGDAVGNTVYSKHWLFSILTRLIEVISPEKTEPTVTTEGIQTELDEEMENDICKVWDMSMDEDVALFLQEFNAPDIFMGVFAKSKCPRLTEICVGILGNMACFQDICMSISKDENLGQVLLQRLCDSDSPTLLETSRLLLTCLSQPEVANVWVERIRENPSVYDCVCFIMSSSTNVELLVKVGEVVDKLFDLDEELMLNWIKNGTCRSVGPSVDDSPEELPDFKIVPCILEAAKQVRSDNPEGLDVYMHILQLLTTVDEGIQAIVQAPDGGKETWSLLYDLVCHELCQPDDPPIIVQEQKTVLASILSVLSAMFASQTEQEYTKMRKNMPLIGSLIRILQYMEGCGKRSVDNSKESEQQETGRADLNEEDFHLKILKDICCELLSNMLQELTKENTLEGLHQGHLNEQTCSCAFQNLLPLYFASVESFLEVLREADQTLADNLEKRFPSLKVHA
- the LOC140653392 gene encoding serum amyloid A protein-like isoform X1 is translated as MLGETVSVKGFTKVQLRVRLGLGTMRLCVCLVLLSFILCASADMSPIREGAKFVWDALGGARDMFRAYQDMREANYKDSDKYFHARGNYDAAQRGPGGAWAAKVISDLREKWQSDVSGRGAEDTRADQEANEWGRNLGDPNRYRPAGLPSKY
- the LOC140653392 gene encoding serum amyloid A protein-like isoform X2 translates to MFRAYQDMREANYKDSDKYFHARGNYDAAQRGPGGAWAAKVISDLREKWQSDVSGRGAEDTRADQEANEWGRNLGDPNRYRPAGLPSKY